CCAGTTGTTGTGCTGTGTCACGATCTACACCTTTGACCAGTACATCCAGTTTCACCGCAAGTGCGAATCCACCATCTTCAGCTTTACCAAAGCTGACAGTACCCGTAACTTCAGTACCTTCGTGTTTGATTTTTTGCATACGTGCAACCATATTCAGTGCGCTATCAAAACATGCAGAATAACCAGCTGCAAACAGTTGCTCAGGGTTAGTGCCTGCACCGCCAGCGCCGCCCATTTCTTTTGGTGTGGAGATTTCAAGACGCAGTTCTGGGCTAGAAGACTCGATATAACCGTTACGACCGCCTACTGCTTTAACCGAAGTTTCGTACATTTTTTGTTGAATATTCAGCATAATGATATTCCACCTTTTCTGTATAGGATTCAAAATAATTTAACAAAATTAAATTTATCACAATTAATATTAAAAGTAAAATATTTTTCGTAATAATAATGTCAGGCAATTAAATGTGTGATATAATATACGGTAAGCAATACCTATTTCCACATATTTATATGTTCCTGCAACTATGTAGAAAATATAAAGATATGGGAGGTCGTTGGCGTTCTCATGAGGATGGGCATAACCATGATTCATGGTGATTTGACGTTCCAGATATACCGTTGTATTTTATAAGTTGATCTTTATCGCGGGCTGCAGGTCGTTAGCAGGCAGGACAGCCGCATTTTAAATAATTATTACACTGAAAAAGTAGGTGATTGTATTATGGATACCTCTAAAGAATATCCTCATCCTCAATTAAAGTTGGAAAATCAATTATGCTTTGCGATTTATGCTTCTTCGCGCGAAATGACCAAAATGTATCAGCCTTTGCTTGAGAATTTGGGTCTGACGTACTCACAATATCTTGTCATGTTGGTGCTGTGGGAACAGCAGGAATGTACAGTCAAGGAATTGGGTACTGCATTGTATCTGGATTCCGGTACATTGACTCCATTGCTCAAGCGTTTGGAAGCTGCTGGTCTGATCGTACGCAAACGTTCGACAGAAGACGAACGTAAAGTGCATATCACGCTGACCGATGCAGGCTGGGCGCTACAGCAACAAGCTGTGTCGATTCCAGATGATTTGCGTGGCAGAACATGTATGGATGTCGATAAGCTGGACGAATTGCTCTATGAATTCCGCAATTTGTTGAAAACGGTACATGACGTCAATGTTAGTGGTACAGGTAAATAAGCAATTATTTTCATAATCGTTATTGACTAACAATGACGTATGAGAAGAAGTCGTAACAACATCCGTTTGAATCAATCCCCTTTGCTGAATTAGCGAAGGGGATTTTATTTTTTTACTTTGTTAACGCATACATGGTATATTATTTATATAATCCCTGTCTCGTCCTTTTGGTGGCAGCCTGAGGATGATGGCGTGGAATACCGCAACATATTGCGGCATTTTGCTGCTGTTTTGGCTTGACTGCGGCGTGGATTAAAATGGTAAAATTTTTAAGGAAAGCGTTTTAAAAACGTGGTACAATGACTAAGGTTGTTGATTTGCCGGGCAACATAGCCGGAATGCATTCATGCCGATAGGAGGATTTACCAGATGAATATCCATGAATATCAGGGAAAACAAGTACTCAAGCAGTATGGCGTGGCAGTACCAGAGGGTAAGGTTGCTTTTACAGTAGAAGAAGCTGTGGAAGCTGCTCAATCACTTGGAAGTCCGGTAAGCGTCGTAAAAGCGCAAATTCATGCCGGAGGCCGCGGTAAAGCGGGCGGTGTTAAGGTAGCGAAAAGCGTTGACGAAGTGCGCGAATACGCACAGGAACTGCTCGGCAAAGTACTGGTCACACACCAGACCGGTCCTGAAGGCAAAGAAATCAAGCGTCTGCTCATCGAAGAAGGCTGTGATATTCAAAAAGAATATTACATAGGCGTAGTCATTGATCGTGCGACTGGTCGTATCGTCATTATGGCTTCCGAAGAGGGCGGTACCGAAATCGAAGAAGTAGCGGAGAAAACTCCTGAAAAGATTTTCCGTGAAGTGGTCGACCCAGCGATTGGTTTGCAGCCGTTCCAGGCGCGCAAGCTGGCATACGCGATCAATATTCCAACCAAGCTGGTGAACAAAGCAGCTCAATTTATGCTGTCCCTGTACACTGCATTTGTGGACAAGGATTGCTCCATTGCCGAGATCAACCCGCTCGTCGTTACTGGCGATGGTCAAGTACTGGCACTGGATGCGAAGCTGAACTTTGACTCCAACGCCCTGTTCCGTCATCCAGACATTCTGGAACTGCGTGACTTGGCGGAAGAAAACGAAAAAGAAATTGAAGCATCTAAATTCGATCTGAGCTATATCGCTCTTGATGGCAACATCGGCTGTATGGTCAATGGTGCAGGTCTGGCGATGGCGACGATGGATATTATCAAATATTACGGCGGCGAACCCGCAAACTTCCTCGACGTAGGGGGCGGTGCAACAACCGAGAAAGTTACCGAAGCGTTCAAAATCATCCTGTCGGATGAGAACGTCAAAGGGATCTTTATTAACATTTTCGGTGGTATTATGCGCTGTGATGTTATCGCGAACGGTGTGGTGGAAGCAGCGAAACAGATCGGTCTGGATCGTCCGCTGGTTGTTCGCCTTGAAGGCACCAACGTGGAACTCGGCAAACAAATTCTGGCTGAATCCGGTCTGAATATCGTTGCTGCTGATTCTATGGCGGATGGCGCACAGAAAATCGTTGCGCTGGTATAACATCTGAACCCAATTTAAGTGATAGGAGCTGTGACTGGACAATGAGTATTCTGGTAGATAAGCATACAAAAGTTATCACTCAGGGCATCACCGGTGCTACGGGACTGTTCCATACCAAAGGTGCGCTGGATTACGGCACACAGATGGTAGGCGGTGTTACACCGGGTAAGGGCGGCACCAATGTCGACATCACACTGGAAGACGGTTCCAATGTTAGCCTGCCGGTATTCAATACCGTGAAGGAAGCAAAGGAAAAAACCGATGCAACCGCCAGCGTTATTTATGTTCCACCTGCATTCGCTGCAGATTCTATTATGGAAGCTATCGATGCGGAGCTGGATCTAGTTATCTGTATTACAGAAGGTATTCCGGTACTGGATATGGTGAAAGTATCCCGTTATCTGGAAGGCAAAAAGACCGTCCTGATCGGACCTAACTGTCCGGGTGTGATTACACCGGGCGAGTGCAAAATCGGCATTATGCCAGGTTATATCCATAAACCAGGCTATGTAGGTGTTGTTTCCCGTAGTGGTACACTAACCTACGAAGCGGTTCATCAGCTGTCTACACGCGGTATCGGTCAATCCTCCGCAGTAGGTATCGGTGGTGACCCGGTGAAAGGCTCCGAGTTTATCGATATCCTGAAGCTGTTTAACGAAGATCCGAATACCCGTGCCGTGATCATGATCGGTGAAATTGGTGGTACAGCGGAAGAGGAAGCAGCAGAGTGGATTCAAGCGAATATGACCAAGCCGGTTGTCGGCTTTATTGGTGGTGCAACAGCGCCTCCGGGCAAACGCATGGGTCACGCAGGTGCAATCATTTCTGGTGGTAAAGGTACAGCTGCCGAGAAAATCGCTAAGCTGGAATCTTGCGGAATTAAAGTAGCACCAACTCCTTCCGAAATGGGTTCTACACTGGTAGAAGTTCTGGAAGAACGCGGTATGCTGAGTGAGTGCACAACGCACTAATCATGCTGTAAAGCATTTTGATTCCGTCTTATAGATGGGTAGCAGACCGTAACGTCCACCAGCAACAGAGGGATGGACGTTACGGTCTGTTTTGTTTATAATGAAGTCAATATCATAGCTTTATCAAACGAACGGGTAAGCAACCTTTGCAACTGATCATATCAGGCAAAGGTTGCTTTTTTGCGTAAATAACCGTTTGTAAAATGACGCAAATGATAGTCTATGCAAGTAAACGCTTGCATTATCAAATAACTTACGATTAAATGGAGTAGATGATCTCATCTGGCTCCAGCTGGGAGACATACATATGTTGGACGAACGCTCGATCTTGATTGCACTGCATGGAACGTCAGGTATTGGATGGAAAAGAATCTATGATATACTACAACAGCATGCGAATCTGCGCGAACTGCCGACCTGGAGTGCCGGACGCTGGCGTAGTTTAGGCATGCCGGAAAAAGT
The DNA window shown above is from Paenibacillus sp. JQZ6Y-1 and carries:
- a CDS encoding organic hydroperoxide resistance protein, encoding MLNIQQKMYETSVKAVGGRNGYIESSSPELRLEISTPKEMGGAGGAGTNPEQLFAAGYSACFDSALNMVARMQKIKHEGTEVTGTVSFGKAEDGGFALAVKLDVLVKGVDRDTAQQLVHAAHDVCPYSRATRGNIAVELNVL
- a CDS encoding MarR family winged helix-turn-helix transcriptional regulator, which produces MDTSKEYPHPQLKLENQLCFAIYASSREMTKMYQPLLENLGLTYSQYLVMLVLWEQQECTVKELGTALYLDSGTLTPLLKRLEAAGLIVRKRSTEDERKVHITLTDAGWALQQQAVSIPDDLRGRTCMDVDKLDELLYEFRNLLKTVHDVNVSGTGK
- the sucC gene encoding ADP-forming succinate--CoA ligase subunit beta, which translates into the protein MNIHEYQGKQVLKQYGVAVPEGKVAFTVEEAVEAAQSLGSPVSVVKAQIHAGGRGKAGGVKVAKSVDEVREYAQELLGKVLVTHQTGPEGKEIKRLLIEEGCDIQKEYYIGVVIDRATGRIVIMASEEGGTEIEEVAEKTPEKIFREVVDPAIGLQPFQARKLAYAINIPTKLVNKAAQFMLSLYTAFVDKDCSIAEINPLVVTGDGQVLALDAKLNFDSNALFRHPDILELRDLAEENEKEIEASKFDLSYIALDGNIGCMVNGAGLAMATMDIIKYYGGEPANFLDVGGGATTEKVTEAFKIILSDENVKGIFINIFGGIMRCDVIANGVVEAAKQIGLDRPLVVRLEGTNVELGKQILAESGLNIVAADSMADGAQKIVALV
- the sucD gene encoding succinate--CoA ligase subunit alpha; translated protein: MSILVDKHTKVITQGITGATGLFHTKGALDYGTQMVGGVTPGKGGTNVDITLEDGSNVSLPVFNTVKEAKEKTDATASVIYVPPAFAADSIMEAIDAELDLVICITEGIPVLDMVKVSRYLEGKKTVLIGPNCPGVITPGECKIGIMPGYIHKPGYVGVVSRSGTLTYEAVHQLSTRGIGQSSAVGIGGDPVKGSEFIDILKLFNEDPNTRAVIMIGEIGGTAEEEAAEWIQANMTKPVVGFIGGATAPPGKRMGHAGAIISGGKGTAAEKIAKLESCGIKVAPTPSEMGSTLVEVLEERGMLSECTTH